The stretch of DNA TGGCCCGCCGCCCCAACCCCACCGACGGCCGGGGCGTGCTCGCCTCGATCACCGACCGGGGGCGCGAGGTGGTCGAGCAGGCCACCCGCGAGCTGATGTCCATCGACTTCGGCCTGGAGGGCTACGGGCCCGGGCAGTGCCAGGAGGTCTTCGAGCTGCTCCGGCCGCTGCGGGTGGACGCGGGGGACTTCAAGGACTCCGTGGAGTAGGGGGCGGACAGAACCGCCCGAAGCGGGCGGTTACCCTCGATGGCATGAAGCAGAGTGTGCTGACCCGGTACCGGGCGATGGCGTATGTCACGGGTGTCCTCCTGATCCTGCTCACCCTGGGTGTGATCGCCAAGTACGCGCTCGACATCTCGGGCGCGGCGGGCTTCACCACCGCCGTCGGCATCGCCCACGGGTGGCTCTACGTGGTCTACCTGGTGTTCGCCTTCGACCTGGGCACCAAGGCCAAGTGGCCGATGGGCAAGCTGGCCTGGGTGCTGCTGGCCGGCACCATCCCGACCGCCGCCTTCTTCGTCGAGCGCAAGGTCTCGCAGGACGTGGCCCCGCTGATCGAGGCCCCCGAGGCCGTCAGCGCCTGACACCGTCGCGGCGGGTCTCCGTCGGCCCGCAGGTCGCCATCGACATTTACTAGGACGTCCGAGTAGTTTGGTGGGACGTCCTAGTAGCTGTGTCGTCCCGCGATCCGGGGTGGCCGTACGGAGTGGAGTTCGGAGTCGATGGACGCCGAGGAGATCGAGGCCGGTCGCCGGCGCTGGCAGCAGCGGTACGACAAGGCCCGCAAGCGTGACGCGGACTTCACCACCCTGAGCGGCGACGAGGTCGCCCCCGTCTACGGCCCGCCCGCCGGGCAGCCGGTCGAGGGCTTCGAGCGGATCGGCTGGCCGGGCGAGTACCCGTACACCCGTGGCCTGCACCCCACCGGCTACCGCGGCCGGACGTGGACCATCCGGCAGTTCGCCGGCTTCGGCAACGCCCAGCAGACCAACGAGCGCTACAAGATGATCCTGGAGGCCGGCGGCGGCGGCCTCTCGGTCGCCTTCGACATGCCCACCCTGATGGGCTACGACTCCGACGAGCCCAAGTCGCTCGGCGAGGTCGGCCACTGCGGCGTGGCGATCGACTCGGCGGCCGACATGGAGGTGCTCTTCGACTCCATCCCGCTGGGCGAGGTCACCACCTCGATGACGATCAGCGGCCCGGCCGTGCCGATCTTCTGCATGTACCTGGTCGCGGCCGAGCGCCAGGGCGTGGACCCCTCGGTGCTCAACGGCACGCTGCAGACGGACATCTTCAAGGAGTACATCGCGCAGAAGGAGTGGCTCTTCGCTCCCGAGCCGCACCTGCGCCTGATCGGCGACCTGATGGCCTACTGCGCCGAGGGCATCCCCGCGTACAAGCCGCTCTCGGTCTCCGGCTACCACATCCGCGAGGCCGGGGCCACGGCCGCGCAGGAGCTCGCCTACACCCTCGCCGACGGCTTCGCGTACGTGGAGCTCGGCCTCTCCCGCGGTCTCGACGTGGACGTCTTCGCGCCGGGCCTGTCCTTCTTCTTCGACGCGCACCTGGACTTCTTCGAGGAGATCGCCAAGTTCCGCGCCGCGCGCCGGATCTGGGCCCGCTGGATGAAGGAGCGGTTCGGCGCCAAGACCGACAAGGCGCAGTGGCTCCGCTTCCACACCCAGACGGCCGGTGTCTCGCTCACCGCCCAGCAGCCCTACAACAACGTGGTCCGCACGGCGGTGGAGGCCCTGTCGGCCGTCCTGGGCGGCACCAACTCGCTGCACACCAACGCGCTGGACGAGACGCTGGCCCTGCCCTCCGAGCAGGCCGCCGAGATCGCGCTGCGGACGCAGCAGGTGCTGATGGAGGAGACCGGCGTCGCCAACGTCGCCGACCCGCTGGGCGGCTCCTGGTACGTCGAGGCCCTCACCGACCGGATCGAGGCCCAGGCCGAGGAGATCTTCGCCAAGATCCTGGCCAAGGGCACCGAGGACCACCCGATCGGCCCGATGACCTCCGGCATCCTGCGCGGCATCGAGGAGGGCTGGTTCACCGGTGAGATCGCCGAGGCCGCCTTCCAGTACCAGCAGTCCCTGGAGAAGGGCGAGAAGCGGGTCGTCGGCGTCAACTGCCACCCGCGCTCCGTCACCCCCGAGCTGGAGATCCTCCGCGTCTCCCACGAGGTCGAGAAGGAGCAGGTCCGCGTCCTGAAGGCCCGCAAGGCCGAGCGCGACGAGGCGGCCGTCCGGGCCGGCCTCGACGCGATGCTCGCCGCCGCCCGGGCGGGCGAGAACATGATCCCGCCGATGCTCGACGCGGTCCGCGCCGAGGCGACCCTCGGCGAGATCTGCAACGCGCTGCGGGACGAGTGGGGCATCTACCGGGAGATCCCCGCCTTCTAGCCGACGGCAACCATGGGGGCGCGGGGAACTGCGCGAACGCGGGAGGCGACAGGCCGGTCACCTTCCGCACGCGCGCAGTTCCCCGCGCCCCTGATAGTGCAACTGCAGCAGAGTGCCTCCGCCAGGAGCGGTACCGGCCGTCAGGGTCATGCCGTGCGCTTTGGCGATCTGGCGGGCCATGGCGAGGCCGAGGCCGGAGCCGGGGAGGCTGCGGGCGGTGGTGGAGCGGTAGAAGCGGTCGAAGATGTGGGGGAGGTCTTCGGGGGTGATGCCGGGGCCGTGGTCGCGGATGGTGAGGGTGGTGGGGGTGAGGCGGATTTCGACGGGGCCGGTGGGCGGGCTGAATTTGGCGGCGTTGTCGAGGAGGTTGCCGATCAGGCGGGTGAGGCGGGCGGGGACGCCGGGGACGGTCGGGTCACCCGACGGTCGGTAGTGGAAGGTGATGGCGGGCCAGTGGCCGGCGGCGGTGTCGACGCAGTGGGCGACCAGGGGGGCGAGCGGGACGGGCTCGACCAGGGGTTGGGGCTCTTCGTCGCGGGCCAGCTCGATCAGGTCGTTGACCAGGCCGGTGATCTCGCGGAGTTGGCGGTGCAGGCCGGCGGTGGCGCGGACGCGCTGGGCCTCGGTCAACCGGTCGGCGCGGGAGAGGAGTTCGGCGTTGGTGCGCAGGGCCGTGAGCGGGGTGCGGAGCTCGTGCGAGGCGTCGGCGACCAGGCGCTTCTGGGCCGTCACGGAGGCCTCCAGGGCTTCCAGCATCACGTTGAACGCGCCTGCCAGGCGGGTGAGTTCGTCCTCGCTGCGGTCGGGCGGGAGGCTGATCCGGACGCCCGCGTCGCGGGTGGCGGCGATCCGTTCGGCGGTGGCCGTCAGGCGCGCGACGGGGGCCAGGCCGGCCCGGGCCACCGCGTAGCCGAGCAGGCCGGCGGCCAGGATGCCGAGGCCGGCCACCAGGGCCATCAACTCGCCCGCCTGGGTGACGCCTTGTCGGACGGTGTCGGAGCGCAGGGCGACCTGGACGGCCTGGCCGGGGGCGAAGGGGGTGGTGAGCATCCGGGCCGGATGGCCGGCCACGGTGATCTCGCTGTAGTAGCCGGAGCGTTGGCCGGCCGCGACCTCGCGGGTGGCCGGGGTGACGGGCAGCGGGTACGGGGTGCGCGGTTCGGCGGCGGGGGAGGCGGGGACGATCTGGGTGCAGGCGGGGGCCGCCAGGAAGCCGCACTCGCCGGACACCGTCTGCGGCGGCTCGCCGCGGTGCTGCTGCTTGGTGAGGGTGGCGTGCTGGGTCAGGTTGAGGTCGAGCTGGTGCACCAACTCGTAGCGGATGACGGTGAATCCGGCCGCGCAGATGCCGAGGGTGACCAGCGCGACGGCGGCCGAGGTGGCCAGGGCCAGCCGGGTGCGCAGCGGTCGGCGCCGCCGCCAGGCGGCGTGGGCACCACCCGCGCTCACGCCGTGCCCAGGCGGTAGCCGACTCCGTGCACGGTGTGCACCAGCCTCGCCTCGCCGCCCGCTTCGAGCTTGCGGCGCAGGTAACCCACGTACACCGCCAGCGAGTTGGAGTCGGGGCCGAAGTCGGCGCCCCAGACCCGGGCCATGATGAGCTCGCGCGGCAGGGCCTGCTCGGGGTTGAGCAGCAGGAGTTCGAGCAGGGCGAACTCGGTGCGGGAGAACTCCAGCGGGCGGCTGCCGCGGCGGCCGGTGCGGCCCACCGGGTCGACGGTGAGGTCGGCGTAGCCGAGGGTGCCGTCCGGTTCGGCGGGGGCGGTGCGGCGGAGCAGGGCGCGCAGGCGGGCGGTGAGCTCGTCCAGGGCGAAGGGCTTGACCAGGTAGTCGTCGGCGCCCGCGTCCAGGCCGTCGACCCGGTCGCTGACCGAGTCGCGGGCGGTCAGCACCAGGATCGGCACCCGGTCGCCCAGGGCACGGACGCGGCGGCAGAAGGCCAGGCCGTCCAGGGCGGGCATCATCACGTCGAGCACCACGGCGTCCGGCTGCCAGGCCGTCAGTGCGGCCAGCCCGGCCAGGCCGTCGGCCGCGCCGTGCACGGCGTACCCCTCGACGGCCAGGCCGTCCTCGACGGCGGCCCGCACCTCGGGGTCGTCGTCCACCACCAGCACCCTCGCACGTGACGTCATGCGGACAACCCTCTCAAACCGGGCTATTAGAACTCTCTTAGCTCGCCCGAAGAGGCTCGGCGCATGACAGAGAACCGCTTGTCCGTGGTGATCGGCGCCGGTGGCACCGGGGGCCACATCTACCCGGGCCTGGCGCTCGCCGAGGCGCTGCGCCGGGCCGAGCCGGGGGCCGAGATCTCCTTCGTCGGCACCGAGCGCGGGCTGGAGACCCGGCTGATCCCGGAGGCGGGGTACCGGCTGCACACCGTCGACATGATCCCCTTCGACTCCTCGCTCGGCCTGCGCCGGTACACCCTGCCGGTGGCGCTGCTGCGCTCCGGCGCGCAGTGCAGGGAGATCCTGCGCGCGCAGGGCGCGCAGATCGCCGTGGGCATGGGCGGCTACCCCAGCGCGCCGGTGATCGTCGGGGCGCGGATGGCCGGGCTGCCCAGCGTGGTGCACGAGTCCAACGCGGTGCCCGGCCGGGCCAACCGCTTCGCGGCCCGGCTCACCCCGCACCTGGCGCTGGCCTTCGACCGCACCCGCGAGCACCTGCCGGCCGGCACCGGGGCCGAGACGGTGGGCATGCCGATGGTCGGCGCGGTGGCCAGCCTGGACCGGGCCGCGCTGCGGCCCGAGGCCCGGGCCCGGCTGGGGGTGGCCCCCGACGAGCACCTGGTGGTCTTCAACGGCGGCAGCCTGGGCGCGGCCCGGCTCACCGAGGCGGCGCTCGGCCTGGCCGAGCGCTGGCACCGCCGGCCGGACGTCCGGCTGCTGATCAAGACCGGCCCGGCCGCGCTGCCGGCGGCCCGGGAGCGGCTCGGCCGCTCGCCGGTGGCCACGGCGGTGGCCTACCTGGACCGGATGGACCTGGTCTACGCCGCCGCCGACCTGGTGGTCTGCCGGGCCGGCTCGGCCACCGTGGCCGAACTGGCCGGCACCGGGGTGCCCGCCGTGCTGGTGCCCTACCCGCACGCCCCGCACGACCACCAGACCCACAACGCCCGGGTGCTCTCCGACGCGGGCGCCGGGCTGCTGCTGCCCGACGGCGAGTGCACCGCCGAGCGCCTGGCCGCCCTGGTCGAGCCGCTGCTCGCCGACCCCCGCCGGCTCGACCTGATGAGCCGCGCGGCCGATCCGTCCACCCACGCCGAGGCGGCCGACCTGCTCGCGGCCAAGGTGCTGCGGGTGGCCGGCCGTGCATCCGCCTACGCCCCCAGGAGGGCCGCATGAACACTCTGAACGGCACCCGAGTCCTCGTCACCGGCGCGGAGGGCTTCATCGGCTCGACGCTGGTCGACCTCCTCGTCGAGCGCGGCGCCCGGGTGCGCGCCCTCGTCCACTACAAGCCGTACGCCGAGCGCGGCCACCTGGCGAAGTACCTGGGCTCGGAGGAGGTCGAGATGGTGGCCGGGGACGTGCGCGACCCCGGGCGGGTGCAGGACGCCGTGGCCGGCTGCGACACCGTCTTCCATCTGGCCGCGCTGATCGGCATCCCGTACTCCTACCTGGCGCCCGAGGCGTACGTGCAGACCAACGTGGTCGGCACCCAGAACGTGGCGGCGGCCTGCCTGCGGGCCGGGGCCTCGCTGGTGCACACCTCCACCAGCGAGGTGTACGGCACCGCGATCACCGCGCCGATCACCGAGGCGCACCCGCTGCAGCCGCAGTCGCCCTACTCGGCCTCCAAGATCGGCGCCGACATGACGGCGCTCTCCTACTGGCACGCCTTCGAGCTGCCGGTCACCGTGGTGCGCCCGTTCAACACCTACGGGCCCCGGCAGTCGGCCCGGGCCGTCATCCCGACCATCCTCTCCCAGCTGCACGCGGGCGCCGGGGAGATCCGGCTCGGCTCGCTCACCCCGACCCGGGACTTCACCTACGTCACCGACACCGCCGAGGGCTTCCTGGCGGCGGCACTCTCCCCGAAGGCGCGCGGCGAGGTGCTCAACCTGGGCACCGGCAGCGAGATCGCGATCGGCGAGCTCGCCGAGCAGCTGATCGCGGCGGCCGGCTCCACCGCCAAGGTGGTCCAGGACCCGTCCCGGCTGCGCCCGGGCGGCAGTGAGGTGGAGCGCCTGCTCTCGGACAACACCAAGGCTCGCGAGCTGACCGGCTGGCGGCCGAAGGTCTCGCTGACCGAGGGCCTGCGCGCCACCTCGGCCTGGGTCGCCGCCAACCTTGACGCCTTCGCCCCCGGCCGCTACCAGGTCTGACCGGGGCTCAGGGGAGCCTCAGTCGGCCAGCGGGCTGAGCAGCAGGGTGGTGAAGCGGCGGATCCACTCGGCGGTGACGGGCTCGCCGCTGACCAGCATCCGGTGCTCCACGGTGCCGGCGATGGTGTCGAAGATGATGTCGACCTCCTCGCAGGCGGTGGTGTCGTCGAGGTCGGGGCCCAGCTCGCCGCGCTGCTGGGCCATCGCCCGGCCCTGGCGGACCAGGTGCTTCTGGGGCTCGACGATGCGTTCGCGGATGCGGCGGCGCAGCTCCGGGTCGCGGGTGCCCTCGGCGAACAGGGCGAGCAGGGCGGCCTGGGTCTCCGGGCGGGCCAGCAGGGCGGCGAACTCGGCCACCACGTGCTCGATGTCGGCCTGCAGGCTGCCCCGGTCGGTCATCTCCAGCTCGTCGAAGAGGCTGGCCACGGCCTCGATCACCAGGTCGTTCTTGGAGGGCCAGCGGCGGTAGAGGGTGGTCTTGGCCACGCCAGCCCGGGCGGCCACGTGGCCCATGGTCAGGGCGCCCCAGCCGATCTCGGCCAGGGCGTCCCGGGTCGCGTCCAGGATGGCGCGGTCGGCGCTCGCGCTGCGCGGGCGCCCCTTGCCGCGCGGCAGGGCGGCGGGGGCGGCCGGCTGCCGGGTGGTGGGGGCCACCGAGCCTCCTAGCGATGCATACGGAACGGACACGTGGGATTCAGTTTCGACCGGTTTACTTGTCGGTAACTTCTCCGGGGGAGGCCACCGTAGCGACATGTCGTCCTCCGTCGCAGCCGGGGGAGTCGGGAAAGTGGGGCAGCTCACGTCCGTGGAGCCCCGGGCGGGCTTGCGGCGGGGGCCCTCGGTGCAGATACGCTACGACTCGTAGCGAAAGAGCGACAACCACGCGGTGCGCGCCCCAGGGATCGGGCCCCCGCGAGGCGCGGGTGGGGACCCGCGCCGTAGCTCGGCGCAGGGGAGCGGGGGAGTCCCGGGTACGACCTTTCCCGGCGGTTGGCACACGCCACCCGCGCGAACGGGGGAGGATGGTCTCATGCAGCCACGGAATTCGCGTCTCAACAGCTCCGCCCTGCGCGGTGCGGTCGACCTCGCCGCCGTCAAGGCGGCCGGGGAGGCAGCTCAGAAGGCCGAGCAGGCCCGGGCCGAGCGGGCCCGGCAGGCCGCCGCCGCCGAGGCGGACGGTACGGCCCCGGCGGGGCCCTCGTACCCGCTCGTCATCGATGTCACCGAGGACACCTTCGAGACCGAGGTCGTGCAGCGCTCGGCCGAGGTACCGGTCGTGGTGGACTTCTGGGCCGAGTGGTGCGGCCCGTGCAAGCAGCTCAGCCCGGTGCTGGAGAAGCTGGCCGAGGAGTACGCCGGCCGGATCGTGCTCGCCAAGATCGACGTGGACTCCAACCAGCTGATCGCCCAGCAGTTCGGCATCCAGGGCATCCCGGCCGTGATGGCCGTGGTCGCGGGCCAGCTGGTGCCGCTGTTCCAGGGCGCCGAGCGCGAGGACAACGTCCGCAAGGTGCTCGACCAGCTGATCGCGGTGGCCGAGCAGCGGTTCGGCATCGTCGGCGGCACCGGCGCGGTCGCCGCGGTCGGCGAGGACGCCCCGGCCCTGCC from Kitasatospora sp. MMS16-BH015 encodes:
- a CDS encoding DUF3817 domain-containing protein — translated: MKQSVLTRYRAMAYVTGVLLILLTLGVIAKYALDISGAAGFTTAVGIAHGWLYVVYLVFAFDLGTKAKWPMGKLAWVLLAGTIPTAAFFVERKVSQDVAPLIEAPEAVSA
- a CDS encoding methylmalonyl-CoA mutase, with protein sequence MDAEEIEAGRRRWQQRYDKARKRDADFTTLSGDEVAPVYGPPAGQPVEGFERIGWPGEYPYTRGLHPTGYRGRTWTIRQFAGFGNAQQTNERYKMILEAGGGGLSVAFDMPTLMGYDSDEPKSLGEVGHCGVAIDSAADMEVLFDSIPLGEVTTSMTISGPAVPIFCMYLVAAERQGVDPSVLNGTLQTDIFKEYIAQKEWLFAPEPHLRLIGDLMAYCAEGIPAYKPLSVSGYHIREAGATAAQELAYTLADGFAYVELGLSRGLDVDVFAPGLSFFFDAHLDFFEEIAKFRAARRIWARWMKERFGAKTDKAQWLRFHTQTAGVSLTAQQPYNNVVRTAVEALSAVLGGTNSLHTNALDETLALPSEQAAEIALRTQQVLMEETGVANVADPLGGSWYVEALTDRIEAQAEEIFAKILAKGTEDHPIGPMTSGILRGIEEGWFTGEIAEAAFQYQQSLEKGEKRVVGVNCHPRSVTPELEILRVSHEVEKEQVRVLKARKAERDEAAVRAGLDAMLAAARAGENMIPPMLDAVRAEATLGEICNALRDEWGIYREIPAF
- a CDS encoding cell wall metabolism sensor histidine kinase WalK, giving the protein MSAGGAHAAWRRRRPLRTRLALATSAAVALVTLGICAAGFTVIRYELVHQLDLNLTQHATLTKQQHRGEPPQTVSGECGFLAAPACTQIVPASPAAEPRTPYPLPVTPATREVAAGQRSGYYSEITVAGHPARMLTTPFAPGQAVQVALRSDTVRQGVTQAGELMALVAGLGILAAGLLGYAVARAGLAPVARLTATAERIAATRDAGVRISLPPDRSEDELTRLAGAFNVMLEALEASVTAQKRLVADASHELRTPLTALRTNAELLSRADRLTEAQRVRATAGLHRQLREITGLVNDLIELARDEEPQPLVEPVPLAPLVAHCVDTAAGHWPAITFHYRPSGDPTVPGVPARLTRLIGNLLDNAAKFSPPTGPVEIRLTPTTLTIRDHGPGITPEDLPHIFDRFYRSTTARSLPGSGLGLAMARQIAKAHGMTLTAGTAPGGGTLLQLHYQGRGELRACGR
- a CDS encoding response regulator transcription factor, encoding MTSRARVLVVDDDPEVRAAVEDGLAVEGYAVHGAADGLAGLAALTAWQPDAVVLDVMMPALDGLAFCRRVRALGDRVPILVLTARDSVSDRVDGLDAGADDYLVKPFALDELTARLRALLRRTAPAEPDGTLGYADLTVDPVGRTGRRGSRPLEFSRTEFALLELLLLNPEQALPRELIMARVWGADFGPDSNSLAVYVGYLRRKLEAGGEARLVHTVHGVGYRLGTA
- a CDS encoding glycosyltransferase yields the protein MTENRLSVVIGAGGTGGHIYPGLALAEALRRAEPGAEISFVGTERGLETRLIPEAGYRLHTVDMIPFDSSLGLRRYTLPVALLRSGAQCREILRAQGAQIAVGMGGYPSAPVIVGARMAGLPSVVHESNAVPGRANRFAARLTPHLALAFDRTREHLPAGTGAETVGMPMVGAVASLDRAALRPEARARLGVAPDEHLVVFNGGSLGAARLTEAALGLAERWHRRPDVRLLIKTGPAALPAARERLGRSPVATAVAYLDRMDLVYAAADLVVCRAGSATVAELAGTGVPAVLVPYPHAPHDHQTHNARVLSDAGAGLLLPDGECTAERLAALVEPLLADPRRLDLMSRAADPSTHAEAADLLAAKVLRVAGRASAYAPRRAA
- a CDS encoding SDR family NAD(P)-dependent oxidoreductase; protein product: MNTLNGTRVLVTGAEGFIGSTLVDLLVERGARVRALVHYKPYAERGHLAKYLGSEEVEMVAGDVRDPGRVQDAVAGCDTVFHLAALIGIPYSYLAPEAYVQTNVVGTQNVAAACLRAGASLVHTSTSEVYGTAITAPITEAHPLQPQSPYSASKIGADMTALSYWHAFELPVTVVRPFNTYGPRQSARAVIPTILSQLHAGAGEIRLGSLTPTRDFTYVTDTAEGFLAAALSPKARGEVLNLGTGSEIAIGELAEQLIAAAGSTAKVVQDPSRLRPGGSEVERLLSDNTKARELTGWRPKVSLTEGLRATSAWVAANLDAFAPGRYQV
- a CDS encoding TetR/AcrR family transcriptional regulator → MAPTTRQPAAPAALPRGKGRPRSASADRAILDATRDALAEIGWGALTMGHVAARAGVAKTTLYRRWPSKNDLVIEAVASLFDELEMTDRGSLQADIEHVVAEFAALLARPETQAALLALFAEGTRDPELRRRIRERIVEPQKHLVRQGRAMAQQRGELGPDLDDTTACEEVDIIFDTIAGTVEHRMLVSGEPVTAEWIRRFTTLLLSPLAD
- the trxA gene encoding thioredoxin, with product MQPRNSRLNSSALRGAVDLAAVKAAGEAAQKAEQARAERARQAAAAEADGTAPAGPSYPLVIDVTEDTFETEVVQRSAEVPVVVDFWAEWCGPCKQLSPVLEKLAEEYAGRIVLAKIDVDSNQLIAQQFGIQGIPAVMAVVAGQLVPLFQGAEREDNVRKVLDQLIAVAEQRFGIVGGTGAVAAVGEDAPALPEDPALAAAHDALDRGDLGGAVQAYQNVLADQPGNAEAKLGLAQAQLLHRVEKFDPQAVRAAAAADPKDVAAQLDAADLDLVGGHVEDAFGRLVSTVGRTFGEDRDAARVRLLELFEVIGPEDPRVTAARQALARVLF